A genomic window from Cupriavidus metallidurans CH34 includes:
- a CDS encoding EAL domain-containing protein, translating into MRTQALEQAIDAVVAVDARNQITLFNAAAEALWGLERTTVLGQCASVLALGDLRVANGQSGQNLAIARADGTLRHVRLHIAIFGTDGDSNPGAPAKQFAAFLHDDASTGNEPGATLSPPGLRMLSLCLDHAENPVMITDAHGTICHLNGGFTRLLGYARHQAVGRRWQDLLMPINARPEQIPSLLAPLAAGLPLRNEALVPDKSGQPRWLSVAVSPIMASTQSGGLVNTVWVLTDITATKVRESIQHRTLDALARDLPTAQIMNDLCRRVERMAPGTKAAVMRASNGHLRLVAMPSATPDLLAAFDSLQIGLQSGSCGAAAFLGHAVAVEDIAQDPRCETLRETALAAGMAATWSTPVRAADGRVLGTFALCFNEPRLPDGFHENLVGVAADLCALALVRDQTQERIHRLAYYDALTGLPNRQLLLSRADDAVARANAHGTPLALLFINLNNFKRVNDVQGHGAGDRFLIEVASRLQFATAEHARDATVGRLSGDEFAVLLPGHGHAEALAIADELLRALDPPITVAHGLSPSPSASIGISMLTEQTRDRETLLHHADLAVCQARKRSGPDLGNQICVYDTVLARRLGDRRMLECELREAIGSGQLQMRYQPQIHLASGNLWAVEALARWPHPHRGDIAPTVFVPLAEESGLIVALGYWAVREACAQQARWRRRGAAVPAISVNLSPLSIRDPALPDVVAQALRTHALPAGELTIEITESVFLDHTSEAEATIAALRKLGVRLSIDDFGTGFSSLSRLMQLPVDEIKLDRSFLVDLETSEATRTLVEAVIRIGRARDLTVVAEGVTSALQRQFLLDQGCHVGQGFLFAQPLPAASIERWQPQPSWPGLMH; encoded by the coding sequence ATGCGTACCCAGGCGCTGGAACAGGCGATCGATGCCGTGGTCGCGGTCGACGCACGCAACCAGATCACCCTCTTCAATGCCGCAGCGGAGGCATTGTGGGGTCTGGAACGAACCACCGTGCTAGGCCAGTGCGCGTCCGTCCTGGCGCTTGGCGATCTGCGCGTGGCCAATGGCCAGAGCGGTCAGAACCTCGCCATCGCACGCGCCGATGGCACCCTGCGTCATGTGCGGCTGCACATCGCCATCTTCGGCACGGACGGCGACTCCAACCCAGGAGCGCCTGCGAAGCAGTTCGCCGCTTTCCTGCATGACGACGCCAGCACCGGCAACGAGCCCGGCGCCACGTTGAGCCCGCCGGGGCTGCGTATGCTCTCGCTGTGCCTCGACCACGCCGAAAACCCGGTCATGATCACCGACGCCCACGGCACGATCTGCCACCTGAACGGTGGCTTCACGCGTCTGCTCGGCTACGCGAGGCATCAGGCGGTAGGCCGCCGCTGGCAGGATCTGCTAATGCCGATCAACGCGCGGCCGGAGCAGATCCCTTCGTTGCTGGCGCCGCTGGCGGCCGGCCTGCCGCTGCGCAATGAAGCACTGGTGCCCGACAAGAGCGGGCAGCCGCGCTGGCTATCGGTCGCGGTCAGTCCGATCATGGCGTCGACGCAAAGTGGCGGACTGGTCAACACGGTCTGGGTCCTGACCGACATCACGGCAACCAAGGTACGCGAATCGATCCAGCACCGCACGCTGGACGCCCTGGCGCGCGACCTGCCGACCGCGCAGATCATGAATGATCTGTGCCGTCGCGTGGAAAGAATGGCACCGGGCACGAAGGCCGCTGTCATGCGCGCCTCCAACGGCCATTTGCGGCTGGTGGCGATGCCATCGGCCACCCCCGATCTGCTTGCCGCATTCGACAGCCTGCAGATCGGCCTGCAGTCGGGCTCCTGCGGCGCGGCGGCTTTTCTCGGCCACGCCGTGGCCGTAGAAGACATCGCTCAGGATCCGCGCTGCGAAACGCTACGCGAAACGGCGCTTGCCGCCGGCATGGCCGCCACCTGGTCCACCCCCGTGCGTGCCGCCGACGGGCGTGTGCTGGGCACCTTCGCGCTGTGCTTCAACGAGCCACGCCTGCCGGACGGGTTCCACGAAAACCTTGTGGGTGTTGCCGCCGACCTCTGCGCGCTGGCGCTGGTGCGCGACCAGACGCAGGAGCGCATCCACCGCCTGGCGTACTACGACGCGCTGACCGGCCTGCCGAATCGCCAGTTGCTGCTGTCCCGCGCCGACGATGCCGTGGCGCGCGCCAACGCCCATGGCACCCCGCTCGCCCTGCTGTTCATCAATCTGAACAACTTCAAGCGCGTCAACGACGTGCAGGGTCACGGCGCCGGCGACCGCTTTCTGATCGAAGTGGCATCACGGCTGCAGTTCGCCACTGCCGAACACGCGCGGGATGCCACCGTCGGCCGGTTGTCAGGAGATGAGTTCGCCGTACTGCTACCGGGCCACGGACATGCCGAGGCCCTGGCCATCGCCGATGAGCTGCTGCGCGCGCTCGATCCGCCGATTACCGTCGCACACGGCCTGAGCCCTTCGCCTTCAGCCAGCATCGGCATCAGCATGCTGACCGAGCAGACGCGCGACCGAGAAACGCTGCTGCATCATGCCGACCTTGCGGTCTGCCAGGCCAGGAAGCGCAGTGGCCCGGACCTCGGCAACCAGATCTGTGTGTATGACACCGTGCTGGCGCGACGCCTTGGCGATCGGCGCATGCTCGAATGCGAGCTGCGCGAAGCCATCGGCAGTGGCCAGTTGCAGATGCGCTACCAGCCTCAGATCCATCTGGCTTCGGGCAACCTTTGGGCGGTGGAAGCGCTGGCGCGCTGGCCGCATCCGCACCGCGGCGACATCGCGCCCACGGTGTTCGTGCCGCTGGCCGAAGAATCCGGATTGATCGTGGCGCTCGGATACTGGGCCGTGCGCGAAGCATGTGCACAGCAGGCACGCTGGCGGCGGCGCGGCGCCGCGGTGCCGGCCATCTCCGTCAACCTCTCGCCGCTTTCGATCCGTGACCCAGCGCTGCCGGACGTGGTGGCGCAGGCCCTGCGAACGCACGCGCTGCCCGCCGGCGAACTGACCATCGAGATCACGGAAAGCGTGTTCCTCGATCACACCTCCGAAGCGGAAGCCACGATCGCAGCCCTGCGCAAGCTTGGCGTGCGCCTGTCGATCGACGATTTTGGAACGGGATTTTCGAGCCTGAGCCGGCTCATGCAATTGCCAGTCGACGAGATCAAACTCGACCGGAGTTTCCTGGTGGATCTGGAGACCAGCGAGGCCACGCGCACCCTGGTGGAGGCTGTGATCCGGATTGGCCGCGCGCGGGATCTGACCGTGGTGGCCGAGGGGGTCACCAGCGCACTCCAGCGCCAGTTCCTGCTCGACCAAGGCTGTCACGTAGGCCAGGGATTCCTGTTCGCCCAGCCACTGCCGGCCGCGTCCATCGAGAGATGGCAACCCCAACCGTCCTGGCCAGGGTTGATGCACTAG
- a CDS encoding D-amino acid aminotransferase gives MSETVVFLNGELLPLSEARVPVLDRGFIFGDGIYEVIPLYNGKPFRGAQHLARLQRSLASIGIPNPYSETEWLALIDRVVKANGLGDQMVYMQVTRGVAKRTHAFPTEVTPTVLIMTNPMALPPAASVEQGVACVTMEDRRWLNCQIKSTSLLGNVLAAQVAAEAGVTEAIQFRDGNLTEASSSNVWLVKNGRVYAPPKDNLILEGIRYGLMEELCAAMDIPFEARRITRDEVFSADEVLLSSASKELLPVVTIDGKTIGAGKPGPVFQRLFAAYQAAKSAL, from the coding sequence ATGTCTGAAACAGTCGTTTTCCTGAATGGGGAATTGCTTCCCCTGTCCGAAGCCCGCGTGCCAGTGCTCGATCGCGGGTTCATCTTCGGTGATGGCATCTACGAGGTGATTCCGCTCTACAACGGCAAGCCGTTCCGTGGCGCTCAGCATCTGGCGCGCCTGCAGCGCAGCCTTGCCTCGATCGGCATCCCCAACCCCTATTCGGAGACCGAATGGCTGGCGCTGATCGACCGCGTGGTCAAGGCCAACGGCCTGGGCGACCAGATGGTCTACATGCAGGTGACGCGCGGTGTGGCCAAACGGACCCATGCATTCCCGACGGAAGTCACGCCGACCGTGCTGATCATGACCAACCCGATGGCACTGCCGCCGGCGGCATCGGTGGAGCAGGGTGTGGCCTGCGTGACGATGGAGGACCGCCGCTGGCTCAACTGCCAGATCAAGTCGACCTCGTTGCTCGGCAACGTGCTGGCCGCTCAGGTGGCCGCCGAGGCAGGCGTCACCGAGGCGATCCAGTTTCGCGATGGCAATCTGACCGAAGCATCGTCATCGAACGTCTGGCTGGTCAAAAATGGCCGCGTCTATGCGCCGCCCAAGGACAACCTGATCCTGGAAGGTATCCGCTATGGCCTGATGGAAGAGCTCTGCGCGGCGATGGACATCCCGTTCGAGGCCCGCCGCATCACGCGCGACGAGGTGTTCTCCGCCGACGAAGTCCTGCTGTCGTCGGCCAGCAAGGAGCTGTTGCCGGTGGTGACAATCGACGGCAAGACCATCGGCGCGGGCAAGCCCGGCCCGGTGTTCCAGCGCCTGTTTGCGGCGTATCAGGCAGCCAAGTCGGCGCTATGA